A window of the Oryzias melastigma strain HK-1 linkage group LG11, ASM292280v2, whole genome shotgun sequence genome harbors these coding sequences:
- the LOC112162500 gene encoding tetranectin gives MELRGLGVLLGILLLSRSSSQQISSRRATKKDTTKDAAIVELQKQIKDIVQELNLLKEQQALQTVCLKGTKIHRKCYLADPVKKRYHTASDDCNALGGVLGTPTSADENSQLGEYLRQSVGPDEQVWLGINDMMTEGAWADQTGLTISYTNWDTSNSRSRQPNGGMSENCAVLSGASQGRWFDENCREERPSVCQFNIV, from the exons ATGGAGCTCAGGGGACTTGGTGTGCTTCTGGGAATTCTGCTTCTCAGCCGGAGTTCCTCCCAGCAGATCTCCTCCAGAAGGGCGACGAAGAAAG ACACGACGAAGGACGCTGCCatcgtggagctgcagaagcagATCAAGGACATCGTGCAGGAGCTGAACCTTCTGAAGGAGCAGCAGGCCCTCCAAACAG TTTGCTTAAAAGGCACGAAGATCCACAGGAAGTGCTACTTGGCCGACCCCGTGAAGAAGCGCTACCACACCGCCAGCGATGACTGCAACGCCCTGGGCGGCGTCCTCGGCACGCCCACGTCCGCCGACGAGAACTCCCAGCTCGGGGAGTACCTCCGGCAGAGCGTGGGCCCGGACGAGCAGGTCTGGCTGGGCATCAACGACATGATGACCGAGGGCGCCTGGGCGGACCAGACGGGCCTCACCATCTCCTACACGAACTGGGACACGTCCAACTCCCGGTCCCGTCAGCCCAACGGGGGCATGTCCGAGAACTGCGCCGTCCTGTCGGGGGCCTCCCAGGGGAGGTGGTTTGACGAGAACTGCCGCGAGGAGAGGCCTTCGGTCTGCCAGTTCAACATCGTGTGA
- the exosc7 gene encoding exosome complex component RRP42, giving the protein MARVKVSEAEKVYILHGIRDDLRVDGRSCEDYRHMEVETDVVSNTDGSARVSLGHTAVLVGIKAEIGKPRPLVPDEGYLEFFVDCSANATPEFEGRGGEELGIELSNTLYRVFNNRSSVDLKSLCISAGEHCWVLYVDVLLLQCDGNLYDAISVAIKAALFNTKIPRVHMSSDEEGGKEVELSDDPFDCVRLNVESVPCIVTLCKVGHRHVVDATLQEKACSVASLIIAVTHRGTVTCAKKMGGGSLDPESIFEMTEAGKRVGKALHAPLMKLLQQEESLGKKRQKVGFLG; this is encoded by the exons ATGGCAAGAGTCAAAGTTAGCGAGGCTGAAAAGGTGTATATTCTACACGGAATAAGA GATGATTTACGGGTGGATGGAAGAAGCTGTGAGGACTACAGACACATGGAGGTGGAGACGGATGTGGTCTCCAACACGGATGGATCTGCCAGAGTCTCTCTG GGACACACCGCCGTCCTGGTTGGGATTAAAGCAGAAATTGGAAAACCGAGACCCCTGGTTCCAGATGAAGGATACCTGGAGTTCTTTGTGGACTG TTCTGCCAACGCCACCCCCGAGTTTGAAGGCAGAGGCGGCGAGGAGCTGGGGATCGAGCTGAGCAACACCCTCTACCGAGTGTTCAACAACAGGAGCAGCGTGGACCTGAAGAGCCTCTGCATCAGTGCTGGGGAGCACTGCTGGGTTCTGTATGTGGACGTTCTG ctgctgcagtgtGACGGGAACCTGTACGACGCCATCTCCGTCGCCATCAAAGCCGCTCTCTTCAACACCAA AATCCCCCGAGTCCACATGTCGTCAGACGAGGAAGGCGGGAAGGAGGTGGAGCTTTCGGACGACCCGTTCGACTGCGTGAGGCTGAACGTGGAGAGCGTTCCCTGTATCGTGACGCTGTGTAAG GTGGGCCACAGACACGTGGTGGACGCCACTCTGCAGGAGAAGGCGTGCTCGGTGGCGAGCCTCATCATCGCCGTCACACACAGGGGAACGGTGACCTGCGCCAAGAAGATGGGCGGCGGCAGCCTGGACCCGGAGAGTATCTTTGAAATGACAGAG GCGGGTAAACGAGTCGGGAAAGCGCTTCACGCGCCGCtcatgaagctgctgcagcaggaagagagTCTGggaaagaagagacagaaagtTGGCTTTCTTGGTTAA